Proteins encoded in a region of the Veillonella parvula genome:
- the mmdA gene encoding methylmalonyl-CoA decarboxylase subunit alpha, which translates to MATVQEKIELLHEKLAKVKAGGGEKRVEKQHAQGKMTARERLAKLFDDNSFVELDQFVKHRCVNFGQDKKELPGEGVVTGYGTIDGRLVYAFAQDFTVEGGSLGEMHAAKIVKVQRLAMKMGAPIVGINDSGGARIQEAVDALAGYGKIFFENTNASGVIPQISVIMGPCAGGAVYSPALTDFIYMVKNTSQMFITGPAVIKSVTGEEVTAEDLGGAMAHNSVSGVAHFAAENEDDCIAQIRYLLGFLPSNNMEDAPLVDTGDDPTREDESLNSLLPDNSNMPYDMKDVIAATVDNGEYYEVQPFYATNIITCFARFDGQSVGIIANQPKVMAGCLDINASDKSSRFIRFCDAFNIPIVNFVDVPGFLPGTNQEWGGIIRHGAKMLYAYSEATVPKITVITRKAYGGSYLAMCSQDLGADQVYAWPTSEIAVMGPAGAANIIFKKDEDKDAKTAKYVEEFATPYKAAERGFVDVVIEPKQTRPAVINALAMLASKRENRAPKKHGNIPL; encoded by the coding sequence ATGGCAACAGTGCAGGAAAAAATCGAGTTATTGCACGAAAAACTAGCTAAAGTTAAAGCTGGTGGCGGCGAAAAACGCGTTGAGAAACAACATGCTCAAGGTAAAATGACTGCTCGCGAACGCTTGGCTAAATTGTTCGATGATAATTCCTTCGTTGAACTTGATCAATTCGTTAAACATCGTTGTGTTAACTTCGGTCAAGACAAGAAAGAATTACCAGGCGAAGGTGTAGTAACAGGTTATGGTACTATCGACGGTCGTTTAGTATATGCATTCGCACAAGATTTCACTGTAGAAGGTGGTTCTCTTGGTGAAATGCATGCTGCTAAAATCGTTAAAGTACAACGTTTAGCAATGAAAATGGGTGCTCCTATTGTTGGTATCAACGATTCCGGCGGTGCTCGTATTCAAGAAGCAGTAGATGCCCTTGCTGGTTACGGTAAAATTTTCTTTGAAAATACAAATGCATCTGGTGTTATTCCACAAATTTCCGTAATCATGGGCCCATGTGCGGGCGGTGCTGTATATTCTCCAGCATTGACTGACTTCATCTACATGGTTAAAAATACTTCTCAAATGTTCATCACTGGTCCTGCAGTAATCAAATCTGTAACTGGTGAAGAAGTAACCGCTGAAGATCTTGGTGGTGCAATGGCTCACAACTCCGTGTCTGGTGTTGCTCACTTTGCAGCTGAAAATGAAGATGATTGTATCGCTCAAATTCGTTACTTATTAGGCTTCTTGCCATCCAACAATATGGAAGATGCTCCATTGGTAGATACTGGTGACGATCCAACTCGTGAGGATGAAAGCTTGAATAGCTTGTTGCCAGATAACAGTAACATGCCTTACGACATGAAAGATGTTATTGCAGCTACTGTAGATAATGGCGAATACTATGAAGTACAACCATTCTATGCTACTAATATCATTACTTGCTTCGCTCGTTTTGATGGTCAATCCGTTGGTATCATTGCTAACCAACCAAAAGTAATGGCTGGTTGCTTGGACATTAACGCTTCTGACAAATCTTCCCGTTTCATCCGTTTCTGTGATGCTTTCAATATTCCAATCGTTAACTTCGTTGACGTTCCTGGTTTCTTGCCTGGCACAAATCAAGAATGGGGCGGTATCATTCGTCATGGTGCTAAAATGTTATATGCTTACTCTGAAGCTACAGTACCAAAAATTACTGTTATCACTCGTAAAGCATATGGCGGTTCCTACCTCGCTATGTGTTCCCAAGATTTAGGCGCAGACCAAGTATATGCTTGGCCTACATCCGAAATCGCTGTAATGGGTCCTGCTGGTGCAGCTAATATTATCTTCAAGAAAGACGAAGATAAAGATGCTAAAACAGCTAAATATGTAGAAGAGTTTGCGACTCCTTACAAAGCTGCAGAACGTGGCTTCGTAGATGTTGTAATCGAACCTAAACAAACTCGTCCAGCAGTTATCAACGCTTTGGCAATGCTTGCAAGTAAACGCGAAAACCGTGCTCCAAAGAAACATGGTAATATTCCATTATAA
- a CDS encoding methylmalonyl-CoA mutase, which translates to MAYENLKAQIAEYNKLCDEKCAKTPERQNLKYNRVYTPVDIEGFDYERDLGMPGEFPYTRGVQPTMYRGRFWTMRMYAGFATAEESNKRYRYLIESGATGLSCAFDLPTQIGYDSDDVMAEGEVGKVGVAIDSLADMEILFDGIDLGKVSTSMTINAPASVLLAMYIAVAEKQGVPSTELKGTIQNDILKEYAARGTYIFPPKPSMRLITNIFEYCSQYVPKWNTISISGYHIREAGSTAAQEIAFTIADGIAYVEAALKAGLDVDTFAGRLSFFWNAHNNVLEEVAKFRASRRLWATIMKERFGAKKPKSMMLRVHTQTAGSMLTAQQVDNNIVRVALQTAAAVMGGTQSLHTNSRDEALALPTEASVQVALRTQQIVAYESGLADVVDPLGGSYYVEAMTNAIYDEAMAYIKKIDEMGGAVVAIEKGYIQKEIQESAYKWQMEVESGLRTIVGVNKFQVEEEAPKDLLRVDASVGANQSKKTQAVRANRDQAAVDKALADLKAGAADESVNLMPLILAAVKTYATLGEICNVLREVFGEYEAHSTL; encoded by the coding sequence ATGGCTTACGAAAACTTAAAAGCCCAAATTGCTGAGTACAACAAACTTTGTGACGAAAAATGCGCAAAAACTCCAGAACGTCAAAACTTAAAATACAACCGTGTGTATACACCAGTTGATATTGAAGGCTTTGACTATGAACGCGATTTGGGAATGCCTGGCGAATTCCCTTATACTCGTGGCGTACAACCTACTATGTACCGTGGTCGTTTCTGGACTATGCGTATGTATGCAGGCTTCGCTACAGCTGAAGAATCTAACAAACGTTACCGCTACCTAATCGAATCTGGTGCAACAGGCTTGTCCTGTGCATTCGATTTGCCAACTCAAATCGGTTATGACTCTGATGATGTTATGGCTGAAGGCGAAGTTGGTAAAGTAGGTGTAGCGATTGACTCTTTGGCAGATATGGAAATCTTGTTCGATGGCATCGACCTTGGCAAAGTATCCACTTCCATGACAATCAACGCTCCAGCATCCGTTTTGTTGGCAATGTATATCGCAGTAGCTGAAAAACAAGGTGTACCTTCCACAGAATTGAAAGGTACTATTCAAAATGATATTTTGAAAGAATATGCAGCTCGTGGTACTTACATTTTCCCTCCAAAACCATCTATGCGTTTGATCACTAATATCTTCGAATATTGTTCTCAATACGTTCCAAAATGGAATACAATTTCTATCTCCGGTTACCACATCCGTGAAGCAGGTTCCACAGCAGCACAAGAAATCGCATTTACAATTGCTGATGGTATCGCATACGTAGAAGCAGCTTTGAAAGCTGGTCTTGATGTTGATACATTTGCTGGTCGTCTTTCCTTCTTCTGGAATGCTCATAATAATGTACTTGAAGAAGTTGCTAAATTCCGCGCATCTCGTCGTTTATGGGCAACAATCATGAAAGAACGTTTTGGTGCAAAAAAACCAAAATCCATGATGCTTCGTGTACATACTCAAACAGCTGGCTCCATGTTGACTGCACAACAAGTTGATAACAACATCGTTCGTGTCGCTCTTCAAACTGCAGCTGCTGTAATGGGCGGTACTCAATCCTTACATACAAACTCTCGTGACGAAGCTTTGGCTCTTCCTACAGAAGCATCTGTACAAGTAGCTCTTCGTACTCAACAAATCGTGGCTTACGAATCTGGTTTGGCTGACGTAGTTGACCCATTGGGCGGTTCCTACTATGTTGAAGCTATGACTAACGCTATCTATGACGAAGCTATGGCATACATCAAGAAAATTGATGAAATGGGCGGCGCTGTAGTAGCAATCGAAAAAGGCTATATCCAAAAAGAAATTCAAGAATCCGCTTACAAATGGCAAATGGAAGTTGAATCTGGCTTACGCACAATCGTTGGCGTAAACAAATTCCAAGTTGAAGAAGAAGCTCCAAAAGACTTGCTTCGCGTAGACGCTTCCGTAGGTGCTAACCAATCTAAGAAAACTCAAGCAGTTCGTGCTAACCGCGATCAAGCCGCAGTTGATAAAGCCTTAGCTGATTTGAAAGCTGGCGCAGCTGACGAATCTGTTAACTTGATGCCATTAATTCTTGCAGCAGTTAAAACATATGCTACTTTGGGTGAAATTTGTAATGTATTGCGCGAAGTATTCGGTGAATACGAAGCTCATTCTACATTATAA
- the mmdC gene encoding methylmalonyl-CoA decarboxylase subunit gamma has protein sequence MKKFNVTVNGTAYDVEVNEVKAAAPAAAPKAAPAAAPAPKAAPAPAPAAAAPVPAGAETVKAPMPGKILSVAVSAGQAVKKGETLLILEAMKMQNEIAAPHDAVVSEVRVSANQTVSTGDDMVVLG, from the coding sequence ATGAAAAAATTCAACGTTACAGTAAATGGTACAGCATATGATGTAGAAGTTAATGAAGTGAAAGCAGCGGCTCCTGCAGCAGCTCCTAAAGCAGCTCCAGCAGCAGCTCCAGCTCCTAAAGCAGCTCCTGCACCAGCTCCTGCAGCAGCAGCTCCAGTTCCAGCAGGTGCTGAAACTGTAAAAGCTCCAATGCCTGGTAAAATCTTATCTGTAGCAGTATCTGCTGGTCAAGCAGTTAAAAAAGGCGAAACTTTGTTGATTCTTGAAGCTATGAAAATGCAAAATGAAATCGCAGCTCCTCATGATGCTGTAGTTTCCGAAGTTCGCGTATCTGCTAACCAAACTGTATCCACTGGCGATGACATGGTTGTTCTTGGCTAA
- the mce gene encoding methylmalonyl-CoA epimerase → MAFKVLQVDHIGIGVNDLAATKEFYKNALGIEHLPEDEIVEEQKVKVSFFPCGDAELEFLETTTPDGPIGKFIEKNGGRDGIQHVALRVDNIENAIADLMAKGVRMIDEKPRYGAGGSSIAFLHPKATGGVLLELCQRMK, encoded by the coding sequence ATGGCTTTTAAAGTATTACAAGTGGATCACATCGGTATTGGTGTTAATGATTTAGCAGCAACTAAAGAATTCTATAAAAATGCATTAGGCATTGAACATCTTCCTGAAGACGAAATCGTAGAAGAACAAAAGGTAAAAGTATCCTTCTTCCCTTGTGGTGATGCTGAACTTGAATTCTTAGAAACTACAACTCCAGATGGCCCTATCGGTAAATTTATCGAAAAAAATGGCGGTCGTGATGGTATCCAACACGTTGCATTGCGCGTTGATAATATTGAAAATGCTATTGCTGATTTGATGGCTAAAGGCGTTCGTATGATTGACGAAAAACCTCGTTATGGTGCAGGCGGCTCCTCAATTGCTTTCTTACATCCAAAAGCAACTGGCGGTGTTTTGCTTGAATTATGTCAACGTATGAAATAA
- a CDS encoding acetyl-CoA hydrolase/transferase family protein: MVIDIKDRVKNVDLQGKIVTAYDAAQLINPNDKVGISGFTPSGYAKVVPLALAERMEKEPFKIDLWTGASVGDEADGALTRANGINRRFPYQTNKDMRKALNGGDVKYIDMHLSTMAQNIRYGFFGDLDVAIIEVCQINEDGSLVPTTSVGNSPTFVSQAKKVIVEVNVSQPLSLVGMHDIYEPLDPPHRKPIPLEQAGDRIGTEAIPCDPSKIIAVVPSDVPDTTRPLAAIDDDAKAMSQHLIKFFEQEIAEGRLPKNLLPLQSGVGSVANAVISGLAQGPFTDLSIYTEVIQDGMFDLIDAGKVTVCSGTALSPSPDGLKRFYANIDEYRKKIILRPQEISNNPGIARRIGVIAMNTAIEFDIFGNVNSTHIMGSKMMNGVGGSGDFARSAYLTIFCTNSVAKNGDISSIVPYVSHVDHPEHDTMIFCTEQGVADCRGLSPVERARLIIEKCAHPDYKPMLTEYLEKALAATKNAHTPMLLDEALSWHKRFTETGSMKK, encoded by the coding sequence ATGGTGATAGACATCAAAGACCGCGTAAAAAATGTGGACCTGCAAGGTAAAATTGTCACTGCTTATGATGCAGCTCAGTTGATTAACCCTAATGATAAAGTTGGTATTTCCGGCTTTACACCATCGGGTTATGCAAAAGTTGTGCCATTGGCATTGGCAGAACGAATGGAAAAAGAACCATTCAAAATCGATTTGTGGACAGGTGCTTCCGTAGGTGATGAAGCTGATGGCGCATTAACTCGTGCTAATGGTATTAATCGCCGCTTTCCATATCAAACCAATAAAGATATGAGAAAGGCTTTAAATGGTGGAGATGTTAAATACATCGATATGCATTTAAGCACAATGGCACAAAATATTCGTTATGGATTTTTTGGGGATTTAGATGTAGCAATTATTGAAGTATGTCAAATCAACGAAGATGGTTCTTTAGTACCGACTACTTCTGTTGGTAATTCTCCAACATTTGTTAGTCAAGCTAAAAAGGTTATCGTAGAGGTAAATGTATCTCAACCATTATCTTTAGTTGGTATGCATGATATCTATGAACCGTTGGATCCACCACATCGTAAACCAATTCCGTTGGAACAGGCCGGCGATCGTATCGGTACAGAAGCAATACCTTGTGATCCTAGCAAAATCATTGCTGTGGTTCCAAGTGATGTACCTGATACAACAAGACCTTTAGCTGCTATTGATGATGATGCAAAGGCAATGAGTCAACATCTTATCAAATTCTTTGAACAAGAAATTGCAGAAGGTCGTTTGCCTAAAAACTTGCTTCCGTTGCAATCCGGCGTAGGTTCTGTAGCAAATGCGGTAATCAGTGGCTTGGCTCAAGGGCCTTTCACAGATTTATCTATTTATACAGAAGTAATTCAAGACGGTATGTTTGACTTAATCGATGCTGGTAAAGTAACTGTATGTTCCGGTACTGCATTGAGTCCTTCTCCAGATGGATTGAAACGTTTCTATGCGAATATTGATGAATATCGTAAAAAAATAATTCTTCGTCCGCAAGAAATTTCCAATAACCCTGGTATTGCTCGTCGTATTGGTGTCATTGCCATGAATACCGCTATCGAATTTGATATTTTTGGCAATGTAAACTCTACTCATATTATGGGTAGCAAAATGATGAATGGTGTTGGTGGTTCTGGTGATTTTGCACGTAGTGCATATCTCACTATCTTCTGTACTAACTCCGTTGCTAAAAATGGCGACATCAGTTCTATCGTTCCATATGTATCCCATGTGGATCATCCAGAACATGACACTATGATTTTCTGTACAGAACAAGGTGTTGCTGACTGTCGTGGTTTAAGTCCAGTGGAAAGAGCTCGTTTGATTATTGAAAAATGTGCTCACCCAGACTACAAACCTATGTTAACTGAATACCTAGAAAAAGCATTAGCTGCAACAAAGAATGCCCATACACCAATGTTGCTTGATGAAGCTCTTTCTTGGCATAAACGCTTCACAGAAACTGGAAGCATGAAAAAATAA
- the mmdD gene encoding methylmalonyl-CoA decarboxylase subunit delta, whose amino-acid sequence MEGQAVTTNPWLIMAINMTVVFAVLIALGILMEIVHLIDPTRKKKEAPAATAPVATPTATPVAPANASAQNEDEVVAAIVGAIVAMGYSSEQIASIRPTATSAKWRLEGRLSGRG is encoded by the coding sequence ATGGAAGGACAAGCAGTTACTACCAATCCTTGGTTAATCATGGCGATTAATATGACAGTTGTATTTGCTGTATTGATAGCTTTAGGTATTCTTATGGAAATCGTACATTTAATCGATCCTACTAGGAAGAAAAAAGAAGCACCAGCAGCAACTGCTCCTGTTGCTACTCCAACAGCTACTCCTGTAGCTCCAGCAAATGCATCTGCTCAAAATGAGGATGAAGTAGTAGCAGCTATCGTAGGTGCCATTGTGGCGATGGGGTACTCATCTGAACAAATTGCATCTATTCGACCTACAGCAACTAGTGCTAAATGGCGCTTGGAAGGTCGCTTAAGCGGTAGAGGTTAA
- the mmdE gene encoding methylmalonyl-CoA decarboxylase subunit epsilon has protein sequence MSNATTTNGKAPSQDVVAVIVGALAAMGYSADQIAHIRPIVSYNWKMEGRLRGNR, from the coding sequence ATGAGCAATGCTACAACAACTAACGGTAAAGCTCCATCTCAAGATGTAGTAGCAGTAATCGTTGGTGCATTAGCGGCAATGGGTTATTCCGCTGATCAAATCGCGCATATCCGTCCAATCGTAAGCTACAATTGGAAAATGGAAGGCCGTTTGCGTGGTAATCGATAA
- a CDS encoding cobalamin B12-binding domain-containing protein, with product MAEKRIRVIVAKPGLDGHDRGAKVVARALRDAGFEVIYTGLRQTPEQIVEAALSEDVNVVALSLLSGAHNTLFPKIVELLKEKGMGDVLVIGGGVIPDADIPGLKKAGVAAVFTPGTPTSDIVNFIKENVK from the coding sequence ATGGCAGAAAAACGTATTAGAGTAATTGTAGCAAAACCAGGTCTTGATGGTCATGACCGTGGTGCAAAAGTAGTAGCACGCGCACTTCGCGATGCTGGTTTCGAAGTAATCTACACTGGTCTTCGTCAAACACCAGAACAAATCGTTGAAGCAGCGCTTTCTGAAGACGTTAATGTAGTTGCATTATCTCTTCTTTCCGGTGCTCACAATACATTGTTCCCTAAAATTGTTGAACTTTTGAAAGAAAAAGGCATGGGGGATGTTCTTGTAATCGGTGGTGGCGTTATTCCTGACGCTGATATCCCTGGCTTGAAAAAAGCTGGCGTAGCGGCAGTATTCACACCTGGCACACCAACTAGCGATATCGTTAACTTTATTAAAGAAAACGTAAAATAA
- a CDS encoding O-antigen ligase family protein, with the protein MELSLIPNQKRLTFYIERLIYGVVIAMPLQPMVGDVLLWLAIGLALYDLISSKSLSLPTGYLSWTVMIFVIWTGISSLMSPNWDWSIQSWFYQIVAGGGMYYLVRTYIRTPKQWNYFLRAFLGTAVLVCIIGAYQYIFVPNIHIKEWVDAAQFPKLMRRMASTLQNPNLLGAYLLMVLSVCISYILVYMKENRTREVVTMLIIGVVLFLTMLLTYSRGIWISFAAMILYWAIFVERRLFLSLLVVPLILYFYEGEVASRLWSIFQGHDTSSDLRWALWDSTMYIVRENPIFGIGWNTFYLVYPEYNYYIQGPNVLMYHAHNLYLNILAETGIPGLLSFLAVIVGHVITSVRLKGDMFRQAAQIGIGALAIGVLFSGLSDFELYSHQVTIVFWQLLGWVGAFVKVQLSTKAHM; encoded by the coding sequence ATGGAACTCTCACTCATTCCTAATCAGAAACGACTTACCTTTTATATTGAACGATTAATCTATGGTGTCGTTATTGCGATGCCTCTTCAACCAATGGTAGGAGATGTACTTCTCTGGTTGGCTATAGGTTTGGCATTATATGATTTAATTTCTAGTAAATCATTGAGTTTGCCGACAGGTTATTTATCTTGGACTGTTATGATCTTTGTTATCTGGACAGGTATATCGTCGTTAATGTCCCCAAACTGGGATTGGTCTATTCAGAGCTGGTTCTACCAAATTGTAGCGGGTGGGGGCATGTACTATTTAGTTCGTACCTATATTCGAACACCTAAACAGTGGAACTATTTTCTTCGTGCCTTTTTAGGTACAGCCGTTCTTGTATGCATTATTGGGGCCTATCAGTATATATTTGTTCCTAATATACATATAAAAGAATGGGTAGATGCAGCACAATTCCCTAAATTGATGCGTCGAATGGCGTCTACATTGCAAAATCCTAATTTGCTAGGGGCTTATCTGTTGATGGTACTAAGTGTATGTATTAGCTATATTCTTGTTTATATGAAAGAGAATCGTACTCGTGAAGTTGTTACAATGCTGATCATTGGTGTTGTACTATTTCTAACGATGTTATTAACCTATTCGCGTGGTATTTGGATTAGTTTTGCGGCCATGATTCTGTATTGGGCTATTTTCGTAGAACGAAGACTATTCTTATCCTTGTTAGTGGTACCGTTAATTCTATACTTCTATGAAGGGGAAGTTGCTTCACGACTTTGGTCTATATTCCAAGGTCATGATACGTCATCAGATCTTCGCTGGGCTCTATGGGATAGCACAATGTATATCGTACGAGAAAATCCAATCTTTGGTATTGGGTGGAATACATTCTACTTAGTTTATCCAGAGTATAACTATTACATTCAAGGTCCTAATGTGTTGATGTATCATGCCCATAATTTATATTTAAACATATTGGCTGAAACAGGTATTCCTGGCTTGCTATCATTCCTAGCAGTTATCGTCGGTCATGTTATTACATCTGTTCGTTTGAAAGGGGATATGTTCCGACAAGCTGCACAGATAGGTATAGGCGCTTTAGCTATCGGAGTTCTTTTTAGTGGATTGTCTGATTTTGAGCTCTATAGCCATCAAGTTACTATTGTTTTTTGGCAACTCCTTGGTTGGGTTGGGGCCTTTGTGAAAGTACAACTTTCCACAAAGGCCCATATGTAA
- the mmdB gene encoding methylmalonyl-CoA decarboxylase subunit beta → MEAFAVAIQSVINDSGFLAFTTGNAIMILVGLILLYLAFAREFEPLLLGPIAFGCLLANIPRNGFEEGVMALISAGISQEIFPPLIFLGVGAMTDFGPLIANPKTLLLGAAAQIGVFAALGGAMMLGFTAQEAAAIGIIGGADGPTSIYLATKLAPHLLGAIAVAAYSYMSLVPLIQPPVMKLFTTQKEREIVMEQLREVTRFEKIVFPIVATIFISLLLPSITSLLGMLMLGNLFRESGVTDRLSDTSQNALINTVTIFLATGTGLTMSAEHFLSLETIKIILLGLFAFICGTAGGVLFGKLMSLVDGGKTNPLIGSAGVSAVPMAARVSQVVGAKANPANFLLMHAMGPNVAGVIGTAVAAGTMLAMLSNH, encoded by the coding sequence ATGGAGGCTTTTGCTGTTGCGATACAATCTGTTATTAACGATAGCGGGTTCCTCGCATTTACAACAGGCAATGCTATTATGATTCTTGTAGGTTTGATCCTATTGTATTTAGCATTTGCTCGTGAGTTCGAACCATTATTGTTGGGTCCGATTGCGTTTGGTTGTTTACTTGCCAATATTCCTCGTAACGGTTTCGAAGAAGGCGTTATGGCGCTTATTAGTGCAGGTATCTCCCAAGAAATCTTCCCACCTTTAATTTTCCTTGGTGTAGGTGCAATGACTGACTTTGGTCCACTCATTGCCAATCCTAAAACATTGCTTTTAGGGGCTGCAGCTCAAATTGGTGTATTTGCTGCCTTAGGTGGCGCAATGATGCTTGGCTTTACAGCTCAAGAAGCGGCTGCTATTGGTATCATCGGTGGTGCTGATGGTCCTACATCCATTTACTTAGCTACTAAGCTAGCTCCTCATTTGTTAGGTGCTATCGCGGTTGCCGCATATTCCTATATGTCTTTGGTACCGTTGATTCAACCACCTGTAATGAAACTCTTCACTACTCAAAAAGAACGTGAAATCGTTATGGAACAATTGCGCGAAGTAACACGTTTTGAAAAAATCGTGTTCCCAATCGTTGCAACGATCTTCATTTCCTTATTGCTTCCTTCCATTACATCCCTTTTAGGTATGTTGATGTTAGGTAACTTGTTCCGTGAATCTGGCGTAACTGATCGTTTGTCCGATACTTCTCAAAACGCATTGATCAATACAGTTACAATTTTCTTAGCAACTGGTACTGGCTTGACAATGAGTGCGGAACACTTCTTAAGCTTAGAAACCATCAAAATTATTCTTTTAGGCTTATTCGCATTTATTTGCGGTACAGCTGGTGGTGTATTGTTCGGTAAATTGATGAGCTTAGTAGATGGTGGTAAAACAAATCCACTTATTGGTTCTGCCGGTGTATCCGCGGTTCCAATGGCAGCTCGCGTATCTCAAGTAGTAGGTGCGAAAGCTAACCCAGCTAACTTCTTGCTCATGCATGCTATGGGACCTAACGTAGCTGGCGTTATTGGTACGGCAGTAGCTGCAGGTACAATGCTTGCTATGTTGTCTAACCACTAA
- the meaB gene encoding methylmalonyl Co-A mutase-associated GTPase MeaB: MDLVKGLFEGSRLALARSITAVENEYDNAIDIMKAIYPKTGNARILGITGAPGAGKSTLTDKVVKHYLDQGKKIGIVAIDPTSPFSGGAILGDRIRMNDLTLNENVFIRSMGTRGSLGGLSKKTADVVKLMDAFGMDLVIIETVGVGQSEVDIVKNADTTLVVLVPGLGDDIQAIKAGILEIGDVFAINKADRDGCDRLNVEIEMMLDLDSREVKWRPPIKRTIASKDQGVDELIDALDEHFEYLEDSGELESRRAERTRDEIIAMINEQIGRYVADKIVTSDEFNSQVAAVNERESDPYTVVNGVMTSVLK; the protein is encoded by the coding sequence ATGGATTTAGTTAAAGGCCTTTTTGAAGGTTCTAGACTAGCCTTAGCACGGTCCATAACAGCTGTAGAAAACGAGTATGATAATGCCATCGATATTATGAAGGCAATTTACCCTAAAACGGGGAACGCACGTATTCTCGGTATTACAGGGGCCCCTGGTGCTGGTAAAAGTACTTTGACCGATAAGGTGGTTAAACATTATTTAGATCAAGGTAAAAAAATCGGCATCGTTGCCATCGACCCAACTAGCCCATTCTCTGGAGGTGCTATTTTGGGGGACCGTATTCGAATGAATGATTTAACATTAAATGAAAATGTGTTCATTCGAAGCATGGGCACGCGTGGTAGTCTTGGTGGATTATCTAAGAAGACTGCAGACGTTGTAAAACTCATGGATGCCTTTGGCATGGATTTAGTAATTATTGAAACTGTAGGCGTAGGTCAATCTGAAGTAGATATTGTAAAAAATGCTGATACTACATTGGTTGTACTGGTTCCTGGTCTCGGTGATGATATCCAAGCTATCAAGGCGGGTATTCTTGAAATTGGCGATGTATTTGCTATCAACAAAGCTGACCGAGATGGTTGCGATCGTTTGAATGTAGAAATTGAAATGATGCTTGACCTAGATTCTCGTGAAGTAAAATGGCGCCCACCAATTAAGCGCACAATTGCTAGTAAAGACCAAGGCGTAGATGAGCTTATCGACGCTTTAGATGAACATTTTGAGTATCTTGAAGATTCTGGTGAATTGGAATCTCGTCGGGCAGAACGTACTCGTGATGAAATCATCGCAATGATTAATGAACAAATTGGTCGTTATGTAGCTGATAAAATTGTTACAAGCGACGAATTTAATAGCCAAGTGGCAGCTGTTAATGAACGCGAAAGCGATCCATATACAGTTGTTAATGGCGTAATGACAAGCGTGCTAAAGTAG